The following proteins come from a genomic window of Gimesia chilikensis:
- a CDS encoding ABC transporter permease: protein MIASLRTNWIILKTSIEERLVYRGDFVFATFVRFLPIVTQIFLWGAIYGIHTSKPISNIKGYNYKEMVAYYLLVMIGRAFSSMPGLANGIANDVRDGTIKKYLIQPIDMLGYLFWARMAHKLVYYMVALGPFILLFYLCRDYFSGWPDAFTIFAWILSLLMAFLVGFLIESLIGLIAFWFLEVSSLIFIYMMLNYFLSGHMIPLDLFPEPLSQWMQLLPFKYLAYFPGTVILGKYTHQELIIELSIEVVWIVVLFSLNRIAFQRGIRRYSAFGG from the coding sequence ATGATCGCCAGCCTGCGGACCAACTGGATCATCCTCAAAACATCAATCGAAGAACGACTGGTGTACCGGGGAGATTTCGTCTTCGCAACCTTCGTCCGCTTCCTGCCGATCGTCACTCAGATCTTCCTGTGGGGCGCCATTTACGGTATCCACACGTCTAAGCCGATCAGCAATATTAAAGGCTACAACTACAAGGAAATGGTCGCCTATTACCTGCTGGTAATGATCGGACGTGCCTTTTCCAGCATGCCCGGTCTGGCCAATGGCATCGCCAACGATGTGCGGGACGGCACGATTAAAAAATATCTGATTCAGCCGATCGATATGCTGGGCTATCTCTTCTGGGCCCGCATGGCTCACAAGCTGGTGTACTACATGGTCGCCCTCGGTCCGTTTATCCTGCTCTTCTACCTCTGTCGGGATTACTTCTCGGGCTGGCCGGATGCCTTTACGATTTTCGCCTGGATCCTCTCCCTGCTGATGGCCTTTCTCGTCGGTTTCCTGATTGAATCACTGATCGGCCTGATTGCGTTCTGGTTCCTGGAAGTCAGCTCGTTGATCTTTATCTATATGATGCTCAACTACTTCCTTTCAGGCCACATGATCCCCTTGGACCTATTTCCGGAACCGCTGAGTCAGTGGATGCAGCTGCTGCCATTCAAATACCTGGCTTACTTTCCCGGAACTGTCATTCTGGGGAAATATACCCATCAGGAACTGATCATCGAATTGTCCATTGAAGTGGTCTGGATTGTCGTGCTGTTTTCTCTGAATCGGATCGCCTTCCAGCGGGGCATCCGCCGTTACAGTGCCTTCGGTGGTTAA
- a CDS encoding ATP-binding cassette domain-containing protein, translating to MNAIVVRNLEKTYKVYQKNEGVFASLKGLWKRDHKTVHAVTDVSFTIEQGEIVAFLGPNGAGKTTTLKLLSGLIFPSAGEATVLGHVPWKRENEYRRRFSLVMGQKNQLWWDLPAQESFRLHKEIYRIDPQQYDRRIDELTSLLEVKHLIGQPVRELSLGERMRMELIAALLHRPDVLLLDEPTIGLDVVSQRRVQEFLKYYQNEQKTTVVLTSHYMKDVEALCKRAIIINQGSIKHDGPLSDILDRFSNYKIMDVQFDGDDMPRDFSQWGEVLENEAPRVKLKVPRNKIPEILSSLLAKYRILDVGVQERPLEEVIAEVFTEHKETSDYQQAQSLEPTTTK from the coding sequence ATGAATGCCATTGTCGTCCGAAATCTCGAGAAAACGTACAAAGTCTACCAGAAAAACGAAGGGGTTTTTGCCTCTTTGAAAGGCCTCTGGAAGCGCGATCATAAAACCGTTCACGCGGTGACCGATGTCAGTTTCACCATTGAACAGGGGGAAATCGTCGCTTTCCTCGGTCCGAATGGCGCAGGCAAAACCACAACCCTGAAACTCCTTTCAGGCCTGATTTTCCCCTCAGCAGGCGAAGCAACCGTGTTGGGACATGTTCCCTGGAAACGCGAGAACGAATACCGTCGTCGCTTTTCGCTGGTCATGGGACAGAAGAATCAGCTCTGGTGGGACCTTCCGGCACAGGAATCTTTCCGGCTGCACAAAGAGATCTACCGCATCGACCCACAGCAGTATGATCGCCGGATCGATGAACTCACCAGCCTGCTCGAAGTCAAACATCTGATTGGCCAGCCGGTCCGCGAACTTTCCCTCGGGGAGCGGATGCGCATGGAACTCATCGCCGCCCTGCTGCACCGCCCTGATGTTCTGCTGCTCGACGAACCCACGATCGGCCTGGACGTCGTTTCTCAACGCCGCGTGCAGGAATTTCTGAAATACTACCAGAACGAGCAGAAGACGACGGTCGTACTCACCAGTCATTATATGAAAGATGTGGAAGCCCTCTGTAAACGGGCCATCATCATCAACCAGGGAAGCATCAAGCATGACGGCCCCTTAAGCGACATTCTCGACCGCTTCAGCAATTATAAAATCATGGACGTCCAGTTTGACGGTGATGACATGCCCCGCGACTTCTCCCAATGGGGAGAAGTCCTCGAAAATGAAGCGCCACGCGTGAAACTCAAAGTCCCCCGGAATAAAATTCCGGAGATCCTCTCCAGCCTGCTCGCGAAATACCGGATACTCGATGTCGGCGTCCAGGAACGCCCCCTCGAAGAGGTCATCGCAGAAGTCTTTACCGAACACAAAGAGACGTCGGACTACCAGCAGGCCCAGAGCCTGGAGCCGACAACAACCAAGTAA
- a CDS encoding carboxy terminal-processing peptidase translates to MKLNPPSKAASALSLCMVLLLGTAIFAQQASVSDSSNDSVTAKRVCAMVSRFHISGKPINDEISAKLMKRFIKQLDPQKLYFYKSDIEQFEAEKDQLDDKLAVGDVSFAYNAFDLYLQRLQERMDYAQQLVDVDHDFTVDESIIVDAKDLDFAKDQNEMNERWRKRVKYDLLNLILDDTELAKAREQLHKRYRNNLRTMAQTEKPEKLEMYLSALTHCFDPHSSYMSPQTLEDFRISMELSLDGIGAALRSEEGYTVVAEIVPGGAADADGRLKAGDKIVGVAQEDGEFVDVVEMKLSKVVRYIRGKRGTVVQLRVKKEKNNAMEVYKLTRKKIELSTSEVKGKIIDTGERLPGKTGRIGVISIPSFYRDFRGAQRGDENFKSTARDVRQVLYDFRDQGGVDSVVIDLRFNGGGALSEAIEVSGLFVDEGPVVQVKQMDGERKIHSDVEPGAVYTGPLVVVCNRLSASASEIFAGVIKDYKRGIIIGDTTTHGKGTVQNVMPVSNQMFSFLKGQDLGALKLTINQFYRVNGDSTQNRGVRSDIVLPSLIDNMDLGESFLDDAMEFDKTEIAPHESLGMVSPKILDYLKQASTKRVVADKDFKETQDEINKYLKKKNQKTISLVEAERRKELSNDKEEKKKEDEKKDEAADKDIFKKDHYNDEILNITVDYMNVLKNMNTVQR, encoded by the coding sequence ATGAAGTTAAATCCTCCCTCAAAAGCAGCCTCTGCTCTCAGTCTCTGCATGGTTCTCCTGCTGGGAACCGCAATCTTCGCTCAGCAGGCCTCTGTCTCTGACTCTTCCAATGACTCTGTCACAGCCAAACGCGTCTGTGCCATGGTCAGTCGGTTCCATATCAGCGGCAAACCCATCAATGACGAGATCTCGGCGAAACTGATGAAACGTTTCATCAAGCAGCTCGATCCACAGAAGCTCTACTTCTACAAATCCGACATCGAGCAATTTGAGGCGGAAAAAGACCAGCTGGACGATAAACTGGCCGTTGGCGATGTCAGCTTTGCGTACAATGCTTTTGACCTCTACCTCCAGCGTCTGCAGGAGCGGATGGACTATGCACAGCAGCTCGTCGATGTCGATCATGACTTCACCGTCGATGAATCGATCATCGTCGATGCCAAAGATCTCGATTTTGCCAAAGATCAGAACGAGATGAACGAACGCTGGAGAAAACGGGTCAAATACGATCTGCTCAACCTGATTCTGGATGACACCGAACTCGCAAAAGCCCGCGAGCAGTTACACAAACGTTATCGCAACAATCTCCGCACCATGGCTCAGACTGAAAAGCCTGAGAAACTGGAGATGTACCTCAGCGCCCTGACTCACTGCTTCGATCCCCACTCCAGCTACATGTCTCCCCAGACACTGGAAGATTTCCGGATCAGCATGGAACTCAGTCTCGATGGTATCGGTGCTGCTCTGCGTTCCGAAGAAGGTTACACCGTCGTTGCTGAAATCGTCCCCGGTGGTGCAGCCGATGCAGACGGTCGCCTTAAAGCAGGTGACAAAATCGTTGGCGTCGCCCAGGAAGACGGCGAGTTCGTCGACGTTGTCGAAATGAAACTCAGTAAAGTTGTGCGTTACATCCGTGGCAAACGGGGCACCGTAGTTCAACTGCGGGTCAAAAAAGAGAAAAACAATGCCATGGAAGTTTACAAACTGACCCGCAAGAAGATCGAACTGAGCACTTCCGAAGTCAAAGGAAAAATCATCGATACCGGAGAACGTCTCCCCGGTAAGACCGGACGCATCGGCGTGATCAGCATCCCTTCGTTCTATCGGGATTTCCGTGGAGCACAGCGGGGTGATGAGAACTTCAAGAGTACCGCCCGCGATGTCCGCCAGGTGCTCTACGACTTCCGTGACCAGGGTGGCGTCGATAGTGTTGTCATCGATCTGCGATTCAACGGCGGTGGTGCACTCAGCGAAGCCATCGAAGTCTCCGGTCTGTTTGTTGACGAAGGTCCTGTCGTGCAGGTCAAGCAGATGGACGGCGAACGCAAAATCCACAGCGACGTTGAACCGGGTGCAGTTTACACCGGTCCGCTGGTTGTGGTCTGCAACCGCCTCTCCGCTTCTGCTTCCGAGATCTTTGCCGGCGTCATCAAAGACTACAAGCGTGGCATCATCATCGGTGATACCACCACTCACGGTAAAGGAACGGTACAGAACGTAATGCCGGTCAGCAACCAGATGTTCTCCTTCCTCAAAGGCCAGGACCTGGGTGCTCTGAAACTGACCATCAACCAGTTCTACCGCGTCAACGGCGACAGTACTCAGAACCGGGGCGTCCGTTCCGACATCGTTCTGCCTTCGCTGATCGACAATATGGACCTGGGTGAATCCTTCCTGGATGATGCGATGGAGTTCGACAAAACCGAAATCGCTCCACACGAATCGCTGGGAATGGTCAGTCCAAAAATCCTGGATTATCTGAAGCAGGCCAGCACCAAACGTGTTGTGGCTGACAAAGATTTCAAAGAAACCCAGGATGAAATCAACAAGTATCTGAAAAAGAAAAATCAGAAAACCATTTCTCTGGTCGAAGCTGAACGGCGTAAAGAACTGTCGAACGACAAAGAGGAAAAGAAAAAAGAAGACGAGAAGAAGGACGAAGCAGCCGACAAAGATATCTTCAAGAAGGATCACTACAACGATGAGATTCTGAATATCACTGTCGACTACATGAACGTGCTCAAAAACATGAACACAGTCCAACGCTAG
- a CDS encoding TetR/AcrR family transcriptional regulator: protein MSSTDTSAISPKKEVSSQEAILKAAIEEFAERGVDGARIEAVARQANFNKSLIYRYFTDKQGLFEAALQNKLQERSDTVEKIPIDITEILQYYFEENLRDQNYVRVLLNEAQQNAGAPLIDEPWRREYYQNHINRLKKSQEAGIVSDEFDPVCLMLIFTALVFFPATLPQLAQLISGHPVDSPEFQEHWKNCLSIFGKLFQPQPPDDKQ, encoded by the coding sequence ATGTCGTCAACTGATACCAGTGCAATCTCCCCCAAAAAAGAAGTCTCTTCCCAGGAAGCCATCCTGAAGGCGGCGATTGAAGAGTTCGCCGAACGGGGGGTCGACGGAGCCCGAATCGAAGCGGTCGCCCGACAGGCCAACTTCAACAAATCGCTAATCTATCGCTATTTCACTGATAAACAGGGCCTCTTTGAAGCCGCCCTGCAAAACAAACTCCAGGAACGCAGCGACACTGTCGAAAAGATCCCCATCGATATCACCGAGATTCTGCAGTACTACTTTGAAGAGAATCTACGCGATCAGAACTATGTTCGCGTTCTACTCAATGAAGCCCAGCAGAATGCGGGGGCTCCCCTGATCGATGAGCCCTGGCGACGCGAATACTACCAGAATCACATCAACCGTCTAAAAAAATCGCAGGAAGCGGGCATCGTCTCTGACGAGTTCGATCCGGTCTGCCTGATGTTGATTTTTACTGCCCTGGTCTTTTTTCCAGCCACGCTGCCCCAGCTGGCGCAGCTGATTTCCGGACACCCGGTTGATTCCCCAGAATTTCAGGAACACTGGAAGAACTGCCTGTCAATCTTCGGAAAGCTGTTTCAACCACAGCCACCCGACGACAAACAATAA